The region GACGAATGGTATTCTGACGGCGCACTAGCAGTTCAAGGGAGGTGCGCTTTATCTCGCAGGAAATCTGGGCGGACGTGCTGGGTTACGTCCGCAAAAACATCTCGGAAGTGGAGTACCACACCTGGTTTGCTCCTCTGAAAAATCTTGGCGTCCAGGACGGTTCCCTGGTGCTGGGCGTGCGCAACTCCTTCGCTCAGGAGTGGCTACGCAAGCAGTACCAGGGACTGCTTGAAGACGCCCTGCGGTCCCTGGGCGCCCAGCATCCGCAGGTCAGTTTTCAGGTGCTGCCAGCGTCCCAGGACGCATTGCTCCTGCCCAGTGATCCGCCACCAGCGCCAATCTCACCTGGGCGCGCGCCTGCACCTCCCCCTGCCGATAACCGCAAGACCCTCAATCCCAAATACACCTTTGAGAATTTTGTGGTGGGGCCGAACAACAACCTCGCGCACGCCGCAGCCCTGGCGGTCGCCGAGTCTCCTGGCAAGGCTTACAACCCGCTGTTTATCTACGGGGATGTCGGCCTGGGAAAAACCCACCTGATGCATGCGGTAGGCCACTACATCGCTGAGCGCTTTCCCGAGAAACGCATCGAATATGTCTCGACCGAGACCTTCACGAATGAGCTGATCAATGCCATCCGTGAAGACAAGACCACACAGTTTCGCAACCGCTACCGCTCTGTCGATCTTCTGCTGGTCGACGACATTCAGTTTCTGGCCGGCAAGGAGCGTACGCAGGAGGAGTTTTTCCATACCTTCAACGCGCTCTACGAGAACCACAAGCAGATCATCCTGAGTTCAGACCGGCCGCCCAAGGACATCCAGACCCTCGAAGGCCGGCTGCGCAGCCGCTTTGAATGGGGCCTGATCACCGACATCCAGTCCCCGGAATTCGAGACCCGCGTGGCTATTCTCAAAATGAATGCCGAGCACAACCGTATCGATATCCCGCAGGAAGTCCTGGAACTGATCGC is a window of Deinococcus deserti VCD115 DNA encoding:
- the dnaA gene encoding chromosomal replication initiator protein DnaA; translation: MSQEIWADVLGYVRKNISEVEYHTWFAPLKNLGVQDGSLVLGVRNSFAQEWLRKQYQGLLEDALRSLGAQHPQVSFQVLPASQDALLLPSDPPPAPISPGRAPAPPPADNRKTLNPKYTFENFVVGPNNNLAHAAALAVAESPGKAYNPLFIYGDVGLGKTHLMHAVGHYIAERFPEKRIEYVSTETFTNELINAIREDKTTQFRNRYRSVDLLLVDDIQFLAGKERTQEEFFHTFNALYENHKQIILSSDRPPKDIQTLEGRLRSRFEWGLITDIQSPEFETRVAILKMNAEHNRIDIPQEVLELIARQVTTNIRELEGALMRVVAFSSLNNVPFSRAVASKALSNVFAPQEVKVEMMDVLRQVASHFNMPPDVIRGSGRVREVVVPRQVAQYLIRDLTDHSLPEIGQFFGRDHSTVMHAISKVTEQLGKDSELTAAVETLRRKMKGLEDEDSRA